One Alnus glutinosa chromosome 3, dhAlnGlut1.1, whole genome shotgun sequence genomic region harbors:
- the LOC133864382 gene encoding U-box domain-containing protein 4 isoform X4: MEISLLKALLNNISSFFHLSSCDNINSEPVLKYYQKAEEILKLLKPILDVIVDSEIASDEVLIKAFEELSHSVEELRELFENWQSLSSKLYFVRRSESFISKTRTSGLDIFQLLKASHEQLPDELSSASLEHCVQKIKPKGYEQMSSIIKEAIRDQMEGVGPSSEILVKIAESLSLRSNQEILIEAVALEKLKENAEQAEKTGEAEYIDKMITFVNCMHDRLTTTKQSQNCSPVQIPPDFCCPLSLELMTDPVIVSSGQTYERAFIKKWIDLGLTVCPKTRQTLAHTNLITNYTVKALIANWCESNNVKLPDPMRSTSLNQPLPLLGHPEPGATRESAVFPHSRGNQPISLESSRSMGSPGTNLNSSAGIRREGTSPLHPRSSSEGSMTAVADNGQDLDIARISLTSSEDRSANSEERSMDSVGQPTASPSGNEFSSAIGDEESSQSHNRTASASSVLSGTNFSQRTPGDADEASHISANMTGYSSDVSGEVRAEPHAAALTSPQREPEFSPRLLETRSRSQTIWRRPSERYVPRLVSSPVIETRADLSGLETIVRKVVDDLKSTSLDTQRDATAELRLLAKHNMDNRIVIANCGAIGVLVNLLCSTDTRIQENAVTALLNLSINDNNKTAIANADAIVPLIHVLQTGSPEARENSAATLFSLSVIEDNKIRIGRSGAIGPLVDLLGNGTPRGKKDAATALFNLSIFHENKARIVQAGAVKHLVELMDPAAGMVDKAVAVLANLATIPEGRVAIGQEGGIPVLVEVVELGSARGRENAAAALLHLCTNSSRFCTMVLQEGAVPPLVALSQSGTPRAKEKAQALLSYFRTHRHGNAGRG; encoded by the exons ATGGAGATATCGTTGTTAAAAGCCCTTCTTAATAACATCTCCTCATTTTTCCATTTATCATCTTGTGACAATATAAACTCGGAACCAGTTCTGAAGTATTATCAAAAGGCAGAAGAAATATTGAAGTTGTTGAAGCCAATACTTGATGTGATTGTTGATTCTGAAATAGCTTCTGATGAAGTGCTTATCAAGGCATTTGAAGAACTAAGTCATTCTGTTGAAGAATTGAGAGAGCTCTTTGAAAACTGGCAATCATTATCGAGCAAACTTTATTTT GTTCGGCGAAGTGAATCATTTATATCAAAGACTAGGACTTCTGGGCTTGACATTTTCCAGCTGTTGAAAGCTTCACATGAACAGCTCCCTGACGAATTGAGTTCAGCATCTCTTGAG CACTGTGTACAGAAAATTAAGCCTAAGGGATACGAACAAATGTCATCTATTATTAAAGAAGCTATAAGGGATCAAATGGAGGGTGTTGGACCCAGCTCAGAGATCCTGGTGAAAATTGCAGAGAGCCTGAGCTTGAGGTCAAACCAGGAGATCCTCATTGAAGCTGTTGCCCTTGAAAAGTTGAAGGAGAATGCTGAACAAGCCGAAAAGACAGGGGAAGCTGAatatattgataaaatgatTACTTTTGTAAATTGCATGCATGATCGCCTTACAACGACAAAGCAATCTCAGAACTGTAGCCCGGTTCAGATACCTCCTGATTTCTGCtgtcctctctctctcgagCTGATGACAGATCCGGTGATTGTGTCTTCAGGGCAAACCTATGAGCGGGCTTTCATCAAGAAATGGATTGATCTGGGCCTCACAGTCTGTCCTAAGACGCGGCAGACGCTGGCTCATACCAATCTAATAACGAATTACACTGTAAAGGCACTAATTGCAAACTGGTGTGAGTCAAACAATGTGAAGTTGCCCGATCCCATGAGGTCTACGAGCTTAAACCAACCATTGCCCCTTCTTGGGCACCCAGAGCCTGGTGCAACCAGGGAGTCTGCTGTTTTTCCTCATTCCAGGGGCAACCAACCAATATCGCTTGAGTCAAGTCGCTCTATGGGTTCACCTGGTacgaacttgaattcttctgccGGAATCCGTCGAGAGGGAACTTCTCCATTGCACCCTCGCTCTTCATCAGAGGGTTCCATGACTGCTGTAGCCGACAATGGGCAGGATTTGGATATTGCAAGAATATCACTAACAAGTTCTGAAGACAGGTCTGCTAACTCGGAAGAACGGAGTATGGATTCAGTTGGCCAACCCACTGCATCACCATCTGGAAATGAATTTTCTAGTGCTATTGGGGATGAAGAGTCATCACAGAGCCATAATAGAACTGCCTCTGCCTCCAGCGTTCTTTCTGgtacaaatttttctcaaagaACACCAGGAGATGCTGATGAAGCTTCGCATATATCAGCCAATATGACTGGCTACAGCAGTGATGTGTCAGGAGAGGTGAGAGCAGAGCCACATGCTGCTGCCTTGACCTCGCCACAGAGAGAACCTGAGTTCTCTCCCAGATTGTTGGAAACAAGGTCTCGAAGCCAAACAATATGGCGGCGACCATCAGAGAGGTATGTTCCAAGGTTGGTTTCTTCTCCTGTTATTGAAACAAGAGCTGATCTTTCTGGCCTCGAAACTATAGTGCGGAAGGTGGTTGATGACTTGAAGAGCACTTCACTGGATACTCAAAGAGATGCGACAGCTGAGCTCCGGTTACTTGCCAAACACAACATGGATAATCGGATTGTAATTGCTAACTGTGGGGCCATTGGCGTGTTGGTCAATTTGCTCTGCTCAACAGACACAAGGATTCAGGAAAATGCTGTTACGGCGCTTCTTAACTTATCAATCAATGATAACAACAAAACGGCAATTGCCAATGCTGATGCAATTGTACCTCTGATTCATGTTCTTCAGACAGGGAGTCCTGAGGCGAGGGAGAACTCAGCTGCCACTCTCTTTAGCCTGTCAGTGATTGAAGATAACAAAATCAGGATTGGAAGGTCTGGTGCAATTGGGCCTCTGGTTGATTTATTAGGGAATGGGACCCCTAGGGGGAAGAAAGATGCAGCCACAGCTTTGTTTAATTTATCAATATTTCATGAAAACAAGGCCCGTATCGTGCAAGCTGGTGCCGTAAAGCACCTTGTGGAGTTGATGGACCCAGCTGCCGGAATGGTTGACAAGGCAGTAGCTGTTTTGGCAAATCTGGCTACCATTCCTGAGGGACGAGTTGCTATTGGTCAGGAGGGTGGGATCCCTGTTCTGGTAGAGGTTGTTGAGTTGGGTTCTGCAAGAGGAAGGGAGAATGCAGCTGCTGCTCTTTTACATCTATGTACTAACAGTAGTAGATTTTGCACTATGGTGCTCCAAGAAGGAGCTGTCCCACCACTGGTGGCATTGTCACAGTCAGgcaccccaagggccaaagaaAAG GCACAGGCGCTTCTTAGCTACTTTAGAACCCACAGGCATGGTAATGCTGGGAGGGGCTGA
- the LOC133864382 gene encoding U-box domain-containing protein 4 isoform X2 has protein sequence MWLLLILQTGGSDIQRHGRVVSVGVMEISLLKALLNNISSFFHLSSCDNINSEPVLKYYQKAEEILKLLKPILDVIVDSEIASDEVLIKAFEELSHSVEELRELFENWQSLSSKLYFVRRSESFISKTRTSGLDIFQLLKASHEQLPDELSSASLEHCVQKIKPKGYEQMSSIIKEAIRDQMEGVGPSSEILVKIAESLSLRSNQEILIEAVALEKLKENAEQAEKTGEAEYIDKMITFVNCMHDRLTTTKQSQNCSPVQIPPDFCCPLSLELMTDPVIVSSGQTYERAFIKKWIDLGLTVCPKTRQTLAHTNLITNYTVKALIANWCESNNVKLPDPMRSTSLNQPLPLLGHPEPGATRESAVFPHSRGNQPISLESSRSMGSPGTNLNSSAGIRREGTSPLHPRSSSEGSMTAVADNGQDLDIARISLTSSEDRSANSEERSMDSVGQPTASPSGNEFSSAIGDEESSQSHNRTASASSVLSGTNFSQRTPGDADEASHISANMTGYSSDVSGEVRAEPHAAALTSPQREPEFSPRLLETRSRSQTIWRRPSERYVPRLVSSPVIETRADLSGLETIVRKVVDDLKSTSLDTQRDATAELRLLAKHNMDNRIVIANCGAIGVLVNLLCSTDTRIQENAVTALLNLSINDNNKTAIANADAIVPLIHVLQTGSPEARENSAATLFSLSVIEDNKIRIGRSGAIGPLVDLLGNGTPRGKKDAATALFNLSIFHENKARIVQAGAVKHLVELMDPAAGMVDKAVAVLANLATIPEGRVAIGQEGGIPVLVEVVELGSARGRENAAAALLHLCTNSSRFCTMVLQEGAVPPLVALSQSGTPRAKEKAQALLSYFRTHRHGNAGRG, from the exons ATGTGGCTACTATTAATTCTTCAGACTGGTGGATCAGATATTCAGAGGCATGGTAGAGTTGTTTCTGTTG GTGTGATGGAGATATCGTTGTTAAAAGCCCTTCTTAATAACATCTCCTCATTTTTCCATTTATCATCTTGTGACAATATAAACTCGGAACCAGTTCTGAAGTATTATCAAAAGGCAGAAGAAATATTGAAGTTGTTGAAGCCAATACTTGATGTGATTGTTGATTCTGAAATAGCTTCTGATGAAGTGCTTATCAAGGCATTTGAAGAACTAAGTCATTCTGTTGAAGAATTGAGAGAGCTCTTTGAAAACTGGCAATCATTATCGAGCAAACTTTATTTT GTTCGGCGAAGTGAATCATTTATATCAAAGACTAGGACTTCTGGGCTTGACATTTTCCAGCTGTTGAAAGCTTCACATGAACAGCTCCCTGACGAATTGAGTTCAGCATCTCTTGAG CACTGTGTACAGAAAATTAAGCCTAAGGGATACGAACAAATGTCATCTATTATTAAAGAAGCTATAAGGGATCAAATGGAGGGTGTTGGACCCAGCTCAGAGATCCTGGTGAAAATTGCAGAGAGCCTGAGCTTGAGGTCAAACCAGGAGATCCTCATTGAAGCTGTTGCCCTTGAAAAGTTGAAGGAGAATGCTGAACAAGCCGAAAAGACAGGGGAAGCTGAatatattgataaaatgatTACTTTTGTAAATTGCATGCATGATCGCCTTACAACGACAAAGCAATCTCAGAACTGTAGCCCGGTTCAGATACCTCCTGATTTCTGCtgtcctctctctctcgagCTGATGACAGATCCGGTGATTGTGTCTTCAGGGCAAACCTATGAGCGGGCTTTCATCAAGAAATGGATTGATCTGGGCCTCACAGTCTGTCCTAAGACGCGGCAGACGCTGGCTCATACCAATCTAATAACGAATTACACTGTAAAGGCACTAATTGCAAACTGGTGTGAGTCAAACAATGTGAAGTTGCCCGATCCCATGAGGTCTACGAGCTTAAACCAACCATTGCCCCTTCTTGGGCACCCAGAGCCTGGTGCAACCAGGGAGTCTGCTGTTTTTCCTCATTCCAGGGGCAACCAACCAATATCGCTTGAGTCAAGTCGCTCTATGGGTTCACCTGGTacgaacttgaattcttctgccGGAATCCGTCGAGAGGGAACTTCTCCATTGCACCCTCGCTCTTCATCAGAGGGTTCCATGACTGCTGTAGCCGACAATGGGCAGGATTTGGATATTGCAAGAATATCACTAACAAGTTCTGAAGACAGGTCTGCTAACTCGGAAGAACGGAGTATGGATTCAGTTGGCCAACCCACTGCATCACCATCTGGAAATGAATTTTCTAGTGCTATTGGGGATGAAGAGTCATCACAGAGCCATAATAGAACTGCCTCTGCCTCCAGCGTTCTTTCTGgtacaaatttttctcaaagaACACCAGGAGATGCTGATGAAGCTTCGCATATATCAGCCAATATGACTGGCTACAGCAGTGATGTGTCAGGAGAGGTGAGAGCAGAGCCACATGCTGCTGCCTTGACCTCGCCACAGAGAGAACCTGAGTTCTCTCCCAGATTGTTGGAAACAAGGTCTCGAAGCCAAACAATATGGCGGCGACCATCAGAGAGGTATGTTCCAAGGTTGGTTTCTTCTCCTGTTATTGAAACAAGAGCTGATCTTTCTGGCCTCGAAACTATAGTGCGGAAGGTGGTTGATGACTTGAAGAGCACTTCACTGGATACTCAAAGAGATGCGACAGCTGAGCTCCGGTTACTTGCCAAACACAACATGGATAATCGGATTGTAATTGCTAACTGTGGGGCCATTGGCGTGTTGGTCAATTTGCTCTGCTCAACAGACACAAGGATTCAGGAAAATGCTGTTACGGCGCTTCTTAACTTATCAATCAATGATAACAACAAAACGGCAATTGCCAATGCTGATGCAATTGTACCTCTGATTCATGTTCTTCAGACAGGGAGTCCTGAGGCGAGGGAGAACTCAGCTGCCACTCTCTTTAGCCTGTCAGTGATTGAAGATAACAAAATCAGGATTGGAAGGTCTGGTGCAATTGGGCCTCTGGTTGATTTATTAGGGAATGGGACCCCTAGGGGGAAGAAAGATGCAGCCACAGCTTTGTTTAATTTATCAATATTTCATGAAAACAAGGCCCGTATCGTGCAAGCTGGTGCCGTAAAGCACCTTGTGGAGTTGATGGACCCAGCTGCCGGAATGGTTGACAAGGCAGTAGCTGTTTTGGCAAATCTGGCTACCATTCCTGAGGGACGAGTTGCTATTGGTCAGGAGGGTGGGATCCCTGTTCTGGTAGAGGTTGTTGAGTTGGGTTCTGCAAGAGGAAGGGAGAATGCAGCTGCTGCTCTTTTACATCTATGTACTAACAGTAGTAGATTTTGCACTATGGTGCTCCAAGAAGGAGCTGTCCCACCACTGGTGGCATTGTCACAGTCAGgcaccccaagggccaaagaaAAG GCACAGGCGCTTCTTAGCTACTTTAGAACCCACAGGCATGGTAATGCTGGGAGGGGCTGA
- the LOC133864382 gene encoding U-box domain-containing protein 4 isoform X1: MPHRIDLMTSLSTLYLWGRRFQGPLEGVMEISLLKALLNNISSFFHLSSCDNINSEPVLKYYQKAEEILKLLKPILDVIVDSEIASDEVLIKAFEELSHSVEELRELFENWQSLSSKLYFVRRSESFISKTRTSGLDIFQLLKASHEQLPDELSSASLEHCVQKIKPKGYEQMSSIIKEAIRDQMEGVGPSSEILVKIAESLSLRSNQEILIEAVALEKLKENAEQAEKTGEAEYIDKMITFVNCMHDRLTTTKQSQNCSPVQIPPDFCCPLSLELMTDPVIVSSGQTYERAFIKKWIDLGLTVCPKTRQTLAHTNLITNYTVKALIANWCESNNVKLPDPMRSTSLNQPLPLLGHPEPGATRESAVFPHSRGNQPISLESSRSMGSPGTNLNSSAGIRREGTSPLHPRSSSEGSMTAVADNGQDLDIARISLTSSEDRSANSEERSMDSVGQPTASPSGNEFSSAIGDEESSQSHNRTASASSVLSGTNFSQRTPGDADEASHISANMTGYSSDVSGEVRAEPHAAALTSPQREPEFSPRLLETRSRSQTIWRRPSERYVPRLVSSPVIETRADLSGLETIVRKVVDDLKSTSLDTQRDATAELRLLAKHNMDNRIVIANCGAIGVLVNLLCSTDTRIQENAVTALLNLSINDNNKTAIANADAIVPLIHVLQTGSPEARENSAATLFSLSVIEDNKIRIGRSGAIGPLVDLLGNGTPRGKKDAATALFNLSIFHENKARIVQAGAVKHLVELMDPAAGMVDKAVAVLANLATIPEGRVAIGQEGGIPVLVEVVELGSARGRENAAAALLHLCTNSSRFCTMVLQEGAVPPLVALSQSGTPRAKEKAQALLSYFRTHRHGNAGRG; the protein is encoded by the exons ATGCCACACAGGATAGATCTTATGACTTCACTCTCCACCCTTTACTTATGGGGCAGGAGATTCCAAGGACCATTGGAAG GTGTGATGGAGATATCGTTGTTAAAAGCCCTTCTTAATAACATCTCCTCATTTTTCCATTTATCATCTTGTGACAATATAAACTCGGAACCAGTTCTGAAGTATTATCAAAAGGCAGAAGAAATATTGAAGTTGTTGAAGCCAATACTTGATGTGATTGTTGATTCTGAAATAGCTTCTGATGAAGTGCTTATCAAGGCATTTGAAGAACTAAGTCATTCTGTTGAAGAATTGAGAGAGCTCTTTGAAAACTGGCAATCATTATCGAGCAAACTTTATTTT GTTCGGCGAAGTGAATCATTTATATCAAAGACTAGGACTTCTGGGCTTGACATTTTCCAGCTGTTGAAAGCTTCACATGAACAGCTCCCTGACGAATTGAGTTCAGCATCTCTTGAG CACTGTGTACAGAAAATTAAGCCTAAGGGATACGAACAAATGTCATCTATTATTAAAGAAGCTATAAGGGATCAAATGGAGGGTGTTGGACCCAGCTCAGAGATCCTGGTGAAAATTGCAGAGAGCCTGAGCTTGAGGTCAAACCAGGAGATCCTCATTGAAGCTGTTGCCCTTGAAAAGTTGAAGGAGAATGCTGAACAAGCCGAAAAGACAGGGGAAGCTGAatatattgataaaatgatTACTTTTGTAAATTGCATGCATGATCGCCTTACAACGACAAAGCAATCTCAGAACTGTAGCCCGGTTCAGATACCTCCTGATTTCTGCtgtcctctctctctcgagCTGATGACAGATCCGGTGATTGTGTCTTCAGGGCAAACCTATGAGCGGGCTTTCATCAAGAAATGGATTGATCTGGGCCTCACAGTCTGTCCTAAGACGCGGCAGACGCTGGCTCATACCAATCTAATAACGAATTACACTGTAAAGGCACTAATTGCAAACTGGTGTGAGTCAAACAATGTGAAGTTGCCCGATCCCATGAGGTCTACGAGCTTAAACCAACCATTGCCCCTTCTTGGGCACCCAGAGCCTGGTGCAACCAGGGAGTCTGCTGTTTTTCCTCATTCCAGGGGCAACCAACCAATATCGCTTGAGTCAAGTCGCTCTATGGGTTCACCTGGTacgaacttgaattcttctgccGGAATCCGTCGAGAGGGAACTTCTCCATTGCACCCTCGCTCTTCATCAGAGGGTTCCATGACTGCTGTAGCCGACAATGGGCAGGATTTGGATATTGCAAGAATATCACTAACAAGTTCTGAAGACAGGTCTGCTAACTCGGAAGAACGGAGTATGGATTCAGTTGGCCAACCCACTGCATCACCATCTGGAAATGAATTTTCTAGTGCTATTGGGGATGAAGAGTCATCACAGAGCCATAATAGAACTGCCTCTGCCTCCAGCGTTCTTTCTGgtacaaatttttctcaaagaACACCAGGAGATGCTGATGAAGCTTCGCATATATCAGCCAATATGACTGGCTACAGCAGTGATGTGTCAGGAGAGGTGAGAGCAGAGCCACATGCTGCTGCCTTGACCTCGCCACAGAGAGAACCTGAGTTCTCTCCCAGATTGTTGGAAACAAGGTCTCGAAGCCAAACAATATGGCGGCGACCATCAGAGAGGTATGTTCCAAGGTTGGTTTCTTCTCCTGTTATTGAAACAAGAGCTGATCTTTCTGGCCTCGAAACTATAGTGCGGAAGGTGGTTGATGACTTGAAGAGCACTTCACTGGATACTCAAAGAGATGCGACAGCTGAGCTCCGGTTACTTGCCAAACACAACATGGATAATCGGATTGTAATTGCTAACTGTGGGGCCATTGGCGTGTTGGTCAATTTGCTCTGCTCAACAGACACAAGGATTCAGGAAAATGCTGTTACGGCGCTTCTTAACTTATCAATCAATGATAACAACAAAACGGCAATTGCCAATGCTGATGCAATTGTACCTCTGATTCATGTTCTTCAGACAGGGAGTCCTGAGGCGAGGGAGAACTCAGCTGCCACTCTCTTTAGCCTGTCAGTGATTGAAGATAACAAAATCAGGATTGGAAGGTCTGGTGCAATTGGGCCTCTGGTTGATTTATTAGGGAATGGGACCCCTAGGGGGAAGAAAGATGCAGCCACAGCTTTGTTTAATTTATCAATATTTCATGAAAACAAGGCCCGTATCGTGCAAGCTGGTGCCGTAAAGCACCTTGTGGAGTTGATGGACCCAGCTGCCGGAATGGTTGACAAGGCAGTAGCTGTTTTGGCAAATCTGGCTACCATTCCTGAGGGACGAGTTGCTATTGGTCAGGAGGGTGGGATCCCTGTTCTGGTAGAGGTTGTTGAGTTGGGTTCTGCAAGAGGAAGGGAGAATGCAGCTGCTGCTCTTTTACATCTATGTACTAACAGTAGTAGATTTTGCACTATGGTGCTCCAAGAAGGAGCTGTCCCACCACTGGTGGCATTGTCACAGTCAGgcaccccaagggccaaagaaAAG GCACAGGCGCTTCTTAGCTACTTTAGAACCCACAGGCATGGTAATGCTGGGAGGGGCTGA
- the LOC133864382 gene encoding U-box domain-containing protein 4 isoform X3, which translates to MWLLLILQTGGSDIQRHGVMEISLLKALLNNISSFFHLSSCDNINSEPVLKYYQKAEEILKLLKPILDVIVDSEIASDEVLIKAFEELSHSVEELRELFENWQSLSSKLYFVRRSESFISKTRTSGLDIFQLLKASHEQLPDELSSASLEHCVQKIKPKGYEQMSSIIKEAIRDQMEGVGPSSEILVKIAESLSLRSNQEILIEAVALEKLKENAEQAEKTGEAEYIDKMITFVNCMHDRLTTTKQSQNCSPVQIPPDFCCPLSLELMTDPVIVSSGQTYERAFIKKWIDLGLTVCPKTRQTLAHTNLITNYTVKALIANWCESNNVKLPDPMRSTSLNQPLPLLGHPEPGATRESAVFPHSRGNQPISLESSRSMGSPGTNLNSSAGIRREGTSPLHPRSSSEGSMTAVADNGQDLDIARISLTSSEDRSANSEERSMDSVGQPTASPSGNEFSSAIGDEESSQSHNRTASASSVLSGTNFSQRTPGDADEASHISANMTGYSSDVSGEVRAEPHAAALTSPQREPEFSPRLLETRSRSQTIWRRPSERYVPRLVSSPVIETRADLSGLETIVRKVVDDLKSTSLDTQRDATAELRLLAKHNMDNRIVIANCGAIGVLVNLLCSTDTRIQENAVTALLNLSINDNNKTAIANADAIVPLIHVLQTGSPEARENSAATLFSLSVIEDNKIRIGRSGAIGPLVDLLGNGTPRGKKDAATALFNLSIFHENKARIVQAGAVKHLVELMDPAAGMVDKAVAVLANLATIPEGRVAIGQEGGIPVLVEVVELGSARGRENAAAALLHLCTNSSRFCTMVLQEGAVPPLVALSQSGTPRAKEKAQALLSYFRTHRHGNAGRG; encoded by the exons ATGTGGCTACTATTAATTCTTCAGACTGGTGGATCAGATATTCAGAGGCATG GTGTGATGGAGATATCGTTGTTAAAAGCCCTTCTTAATAACATCTCCTCATTTTTCCATTTATCATCTTGTGACAATATAAACTCGGAACCAGTTCTGAAGTATTATCAAAAGGCAGAAGAAATATTGAAGTTGTTGAAGCCAATACTTGATGTGATTGTTGATTCTGAAATAGCTTCTGATGAAGTGCTTATCAAGGCATTTGAAGAACTAAGTCATTCTGTTGAAGAATTGAGAGAGCTCTTTGAAAACTGGCAATCATTATCGAGCAAACTTTATTTT GTTCGGCGAAGTGAATCATTTATATCAAAGACTAGGACTTCTGGGCTTGACATTTTCCAGCTGTTGAAAGCTTCACATGAACAGCTCCCTGACGAATTGAGTTCAGCATCTCTTGAG CACTGTGTACAGAAAATTAAGCCTAAGGGATACGAACAAATGTCATCTATTATTAAAGAAGCTATAAGGGATCAAATGGAGGGTGTTGGACCCAGCTCAGAGATCCTGGTGAAAATTGCAGAGAGCCTGAGCTTGAGGTCAAACCAGGAGATCCTCATTGAAGCTGTTGCCCTTGAAAAGTTGAAGGAGAATGCTGAACAAGCCGAAAAGACAGGGGAAGCTGAatatattgataaaatgatTACTTTTGTAAATTGCATGCATGATCGCCTTACAACGACAAAGCAATCTCAGAACTGTAGCCCGGTTCAGATACCTCCTGATTTCTGCtgtcctctctctctcgagCTGATGACAGATCCGGTGATTGTGTCTTCAGGGCAAACCTATGAGCGGGCTTTCATCAAGAAATGGATTGATCTGGGCCTCACAGTCTGTCCTAAGACGCGGCAGACGCTGGCTCATACCAATCTAATAACGAATTACACTGTAAAGGCACTAATTGCAAACTGGTGTGAGTCAAACAATGTGAAGTTGCCCGATCCCATGAGGTCTACGAGCTTAAACCAACCATTGCCCCTTCTTGGGCACCCAGAGCCTGGTGCAACCAGGGAGTCTGCTGTTTTTCCTCATTCCAGGGGCAACCAACCAATATCGCTTGAGTCAAGTCGCTCTATGGGTTCACCTGGTacgaacttgaattcttctgccGGAATCCGTCGAGAGGGAACTTCTCCATTGCACCCTCGCTCTTCATCAGAGGGTTCCATGACTGCTGTAGCCGACAATGGGCAGGATTTGGATATTGCAAGAATATCACTAACAAGTTCTGAAGACAGGTCTGCTAACTCGGAAGAACGGAGTATGGATTCAGTTGGCCAACCCACTGCATCACCATCTGGAAATGAATTTTCTAGTGCTATTGGGGATGAAGAGTCATCACAGAGCCATAATAGAACTGCCTCTGCCTCCAGCGTTCTTTCTGgtacaaatttttctcaaagaACACCAGGAGATGCTGATGAAGCTTCGCATATATCAGCCAATATGACTGGCTACAGCAGTGATGTGTCAGGAGAGGTGAGAGCAGAGCCACATGCTGCTGCCTTGACCTCGCCACAGAGAGAACCTGAGTTCTCTCCCAGATTGTTGGAAACAAGGTCTCGAAGCCAAACAATATGGCGGCGACCATCAGAGAGGTATGTTCCAAGGTTGGTTTCTTCTCCTGTTATTGAAACAAGAGCTGATCTTTCTGGCCTCGAAACTATAGTGCGGAAGGTGGTTGATGACTTGAAGAGCACTTCACTGGATACTCAAAGAGATGCGACAGCTGAGCTCCGGTTACTTGCCAAACACAACATGGATAATCGGATTGTAATTGCTAACTGTGGGGCCATTGGCGTGTTGGTCAATTTGCTCTGCTCAACAGACACAAGGATTCAGGAAAATGCTGTTACGGCGCTTCTTAACTTATCAATCAATGATAACAACAAAACGGCAATTGCCAATGCTGATGCAATTGTACCTCTGATTCATGTTCTTCAGACAGGGAGTCCTGAGGCGAGGGAGAACTCAGCTGCCACTCTCTTTAGCCTGTCAGTGATTGAAGATAACAAAATCAGGATTGGAAGGTCTGGTGCAATTGGGCCTCTGGTTGATTTATTAGGGAATGGGACCCCTAGGGGGAAGAAAGATGCAGCCACAGCTTTGTTTAATTTATCAATATTTCATGAAAACAAGGCCCGTATCGTGCAAGCTGGTGCCGTAAAGCACCTTGTGGAGTTGATGGACCCAGCTGCCGGAATGGTTGACAAGGCAGTAGCTGTTTTGGCAAATCTGGCTACCATTCCTGAGGGACGAGTTGCTATTGGTCAGGAGGGTGGGATCCCTGTTCTGGTAGAGGTTGTTGAGTTGGGTTCTGCAAGAGGAAGGGAGAATGCAGCTGCTGCTCTTTTACATCTATGTACTAACAGTAGTAGATTTTGCACTATGGTGCTCCAAGAAGGAGCTGTCCCACCACTGGTGGCATTGTCACAGTCAGgcaccccaagggccaaagaaAAG GCACAGGCGCTTCTTAGCTACTTTAGAACCCACAGGCATGGTAATGCTGGGAGGGGCTGA